GCCAAGGCGGTGCGAAAATAGGCCTCCACGCCTCGAATCATTTAAGCCTTATCGTTTCCAAATCGGTAGCGATGTGCTGTGTGCTATCCGAGCAAATGTCGCCTCGGCATGAGAGGTGCGGCGGCCCTATCCATTCTGGTTGCTACCAACTTCCAGCCTAAAAACGAGGCGACAGCATGCTTTTTCTCAGCTTTTTATAGGCTTGAAATGCGTGTCGTTTCCCACGTCGTTCGCACGATGCTCGCCCGTATCAGACGAACAGCCATAAAACCCAAACACCCAGCAAGCCCGTTGCCCCCATCGCCGCTGTCGTCAGGGTGTACGTTTTGAGCGCCCGCATTTCGTCCAGATCGCCAAATTTGGATACAACCCAAAAATACGAGTCGTTGGTGTGAGACACAACCATCGAGCCAGCCCCCATAGCCAGCAATGCCAGCGAGCGAGCCGCATCGCTCTCAAAACCCAACGCGGGCAAGAACGGCGCAAAGATGCCCGCCGCAGAAATAACAGCAACAGTAGAGCTGCCCTGTGCAGTTTTTAGCACTGCCGCAAGCAAAAACGGCACGAACAGCCCCAACCCGCTGGTCGCCAAAGTCTGACCAAACACTTCGCCGATATTCAAGGCTTTGATGACCTCTCCAAAAGCCCCGCCGGCTGCCGTGAGGAGCAGAATGTTGCCTGATTTGGCAAGAGCGGTATCAAGCAAAGGTGCCCAATCCGCACGGGGCATTTTTCGCAGTAGCGGTATGCAGAACAAAATGCCTATGAAAAGAGCTACTACCGGGTCGCCCACCATTTGAAGCAGTGACCACCAAACAATAGCTTCGCCATAATCGGGGCTAAGGCTTAGCATTGATTTGAGACCAATGAGCATTATCGGAACCAAAATAGGCGGCACAGCCAACGCCGGGTGAAGGCGAGCGGCGTGAGGGGGGGGAGCAGCGGCTACATCTTCAAACGACACGATAGACCAACGGCTCAGCCATTTCCCCAAAAAATAGCCTGCCGCTGCGACAGGCAGAGCGACCAGCCCCCCTAGCAACATGACCAGCCCCAAGTCGGCCCGTAAAATGCCCGCCGCCGCAGTGGCACCGGGGTGCGGTGGCACCAAACAATGCACCGCGTACAAGGAGGAGGAAAGCGCGATTACCATCCACAAACGCTGCCCCGGCGAACGCTCAGAGAGCGAGCGCAACAAGCCCGACAATACCACAAAACCCGAATCGCAAAAAATAGGAAGCCCCACCAAGTAGCCCACCATGCTCAGCGCGAGCGGCGCTTTGCGCTGCCCCGTGCGGCGCAGCATGGCCCGTGCAAGGCTGTCCATGGCACCGCTTTTTTCGAGCAGAACACCGAGCGTGATGCCCAAAATAATGAGCAACCCGATTTTTTCGACGGTGCTCCCAATGCCTGTTTTGAGTGCCCCAACGACTTTTTCGGCATCCAGTCCCGCTGCAAACCCCGTCGCAGCAGCAACGAAGAGCAGCGCGAAAAACACGTTGAATCTGAACCGTGCGGAGAGCAGAATAACGGAGGCGATGGCCGCTATAAGTAGAGAGGCTGTGTAAAGCATGGTTCAGGCACGGATGGTCTGAATGATGCGACACACTTCCTGTACTTTTTCCTCCAGCTTCAGCCAATCCTTTTTTTCCAAAATCTCACTGGAAATCAATTTGCTGCCTATGCCCACGCAAGCTGCCCCGGCCTCGAACCACCCGCGCAGGTTAGCCTCGTCGGACGAAACACCTCCAGAAATCATGGCTCGCGTCCAAGGGCATGGAGCGCGGTGAGCTTTGAGGAACTGTGGCCCCAGCACTTCTCCGGGCGCAATTTTTACCAGCTCGCAGCCCAGTTCCTCCGCACGGCCAATCTCCGAACTGGTCGAAACCCCAGGTATGATGGCGACTTTCCGACGGTTGCAGGTCAAAATCACATCCTCGCGCAGCAGTGGCGTGACAATAAAATCGGCTCCCATTTGGAGATACAAGGCTGCCGAGCCTGCATCTTGAACAGAGCCGACACCAAGCAGCAAGCCGGGCAGTTCGCGCACGGTGCGTTTGCGCAGTTCAGCAAACACCTCGTGGGCGAAATGCCCTCGGTTGGTAAATTCCAGCACCTTCGCCCCGCCCCGATGACAAGCAACCGCAACCTCAAATGCTATTTGGGGAGCGGGGTGATAAAACAATGGCACAAGGCCGGACCCTGCTATTGTTTGATAAGTGGCTAAACGGTCCATTTTATGTCTCGTATTTAAAGTAACATCCTGTAAAGCAATGGTTCGTGAAGAATTTGAATAGTGACAAGATGACTTAGTTTTTTGAATTTCAGCACTTCGAAGGCGCTCGTGACACAGTTGGAATGAACGATGATATTTTTTGCGCAGTTGGGGAGCCTACAAAAAATAAGTGATTTACGAATATCAATTGACCATGCAATTCAAATTCTTCACGAACCATCGGCACAGGTTTCTAAATTTCTATTCGTTCAAATCTCGGCGTGAGTGCCCGCATGATGAGCCATGCCATCAAATAAGCCAGGCTACAAACAACAAACATGATGTAGTAGCCAGTCTGGATACTGCCGAGCGCCTTGTAGTGGTCAAAGAGCAGCCCTGCCAAACTCGCAATCAATATACCGCCAATAGCCCCTGCCATGCCGCCGATGCCCGTAACAGAAGCGACAGCCTTTTTGGGAAACATATCCGAAACAGTAGTGAAGATGTTGGCGCTAAAGCCTTGGTGCCCAGCCGTCGCTATGCCGATGATGAAAATGGCTAACCACAAATTCAATGAGCCAAGTGCCTGAGAAAATAGCACAGGCAGCGCAAAAAAAGCAAAAATAAGCAAAGTACGTCGCCGAGCATAGAAAGGAGCCATCCCTTTTCTCTCAATGAAGTAGCCTGAAAGCCAGCCGCCCATTACGCTCCCTATCGCTGCAAGCATATATACCGTCGCCAACGGAAGCGACAGTTGAGTCTTGGTAAGCCCATACTCGTTTTTGAGGAAAGATGGTAGCCAGAACAGATAAAACCACCAAATCGGGTCGGTGAGCAATTTGCCAATTACAAACGCCCATGTTTGCCGGAATCGCAGCAGCCTGAACCAACTGAACGGCTTTTCATCCGACTGGACATTAGCTATCTCGGCCTCATCGCTGTTGATATGCGCCAGCTCCGCGGCGTTCACTTTCGGGTGCGTTTCAGGTTTTCTGTACATCGCCCACCAAAAGAACAACCAAACAAAACCTACTGCGCCAGTCAATATAAACGCCATTTCCCATGAAAACATGACTGCAATGACTGGTACTATTAGTGGTGCGAACACAGCTCCGATATTGCTTCCAGTATTGAAAATGCCCGTTGCAAGCGCGCGTTCTTTTCCGGGAAACCATTCGGCCACTGTTTTGATGGCTGCCGGGAAGTTGCCAGCCTCGCTCACGCCGAGAAACCCGCGTACGGCAATAAAACCCGCCGTGTTACCCACAAAACCATGCAAAATGGCCGCAATGCTCCACAAAACAATGGAAGCCGCGTAGCCAATCTTTGTGCCAACGCGGTCAATGATGCCGCCTGCCAAAAGCAAGCCAATAGCGTATGCTATTTGGAAGGCAATCACTATGTTAGCATAGTCCTGCTCCGTCCAGCCAAACTGCCTGTCCAAATAATCTTCTTTGAGCAGACTGATGACCTGACGGTCAAGATAATTGATGGTCGTTGCAAAGAACAACAGGGCGACAATACTCCAGCGATATTGAGTCATCGGTATTGATGCGGCTCGTTAAGAGCGATGAGGCAATGCGGGGAGAATTGAGCAAAAGACGCTCCCAATAGCAGTTCTCCCTGATAGGACAGCGATATTCTATGAAACAAAATCAAGTCTCGCCCAGCGATGTTGCGCCGCACTAAATGTTCTGAACCATATATCCTCAAATCACCTCAGCAAAAAGGCGACCGGAAAGCCAGAGAAAATGGCAATTAGGGTTTCTTTATAGTTGCAACAACCTTTCCCATGCCAGCATCAAATTTATCTCCGCTGA
This Saprospiraceae bacterium DNA region includes the following protein-coding sequences:
- a CDS encoding GntP family permease, with the protein product MLYTASLLIAAIASVILLSARFRFNVFFALLFVAAATGFAAGLDAEKVVGALKTGIGSTVEKIGLLIILGITLGVLLEKSGAMDSLARAMLRRTGQRKAPLALSMVGYLVGLPIFCDSGFVVLSGLLRSLSERSPGQRLWMVIALSSSLYAVHCLVPPHPGATAAAGILRADLGLVMLLGGLVALPVAAAGYFLGKWLSRWSIVSFEDVAAAPPPHAARLHPALAVPPILVPIMLIGLKSMLSLSPDYGEAIVWWSLLQMVGDPVVALFIGILFCIPLLRKMPRADWAPLLDTALAKSGNILLLTAAGGAFGEVIKALNIGEVFGQTLATSGLGLFVPFLLAAVLKTAQGSSTVAVISAAGIFAPFLPALGFESDAARSLALLAMGAGSMVVSHTNDSYFWVVSKFGDLDEMRALKTYTLTTAAMGATGLLGVWVLWLFV
- a CDS encoding bifunctional 4-hydroxy-2-oxoglutarate aldolase/2-dehydro-3-deoxy-phosphogluconate aldolase, producing the protein MDRLATYQTIAGSGLVPLFYHPAPQIAFEVAVACHRGGAKVLEFTNRGHFAHEVFAELRKRTVRELPGLLLGVGSVQDAGSAALYLQMGADFIVTPLLREDVILTCNRRKVAIIPGVSTSSEIGRAEELGCELVKIAPGEVLGPQFLKAHRAPCPWTRAMISGGVSSDEANLRGWFEAGAACVGIGSKLISSEILEKKDWLKLEEKVQEVCRIIQTIRA
- a CDS encoding MFS transporter, which produces MTQYRWSIVALLFFATTINYLDRQVISLLKEDYLDRQFGWTEQDYANIVIAFQIAYAIGLLLAGGIIDRVGTKIGYAASIVLWSIAAILHGFVGNTAGFIAVRGFLGVSEAGNFPAAIKTVAEWFPGKERALATGIFNTGSNIGAVFAPLIVPVIAVMFSWEMAFILTGAVGFVWLFFWWAMYRKPETHPKVNAAELAHINSDEAEIANVQSDEKPFSWFRLLRFRQTWAFVIGKLLTDPIWWFYLFWLPSFLKNEYGLTKTQLSLPLATVYMLAAIGSVMGGWLSGYFIERKGMAPFYARRRTLLIFAFFALPVLFSQALGSLNLWLAIFIIGIATAGHQGFSANIFTTVSDMFPKKAVASVTGIGGMAGAIGGILIASLAGLLFDHYKALGSIQTGYYIMFVVCSLAYLMAWLIMRALTPRFERIEI